Proteins encoded in a region of the Oncorhynchus gorbuscha isolate QuinsamMale2020 ecotype Even-year linkage group LG16, OgorEven_v1.0, whole genome shotgun sequence genome:
- the LOC123999932 gene encoding CD2 antigen cytoplasmic tail-binding protein 2-like yields MSKRKVTFGDGDGGELLDEDVPKKKLCEDVVGPGSRFKGKHSLDSDEEEDDGDKSSKYNILASDDVEGQEGATIDCDEGVPITPFNLDEEMQEGHFDSEGNYYVKKDEEIRDNWLDNIDWVKIREQPTKRKKKGLAAKRRRRVGDEDEAEEEKQREEKQADSDEEEDMEEKKEPVEDSLVSFSQHQLTEAVLELLLPGETVATGLRRLGGLGGRKKGKQREENGKAEETNRDTEKLDRLTALADRLVGSGVFEIYQQTYEKLAYTLKGKSQQQSVGRSLNGEEENELDMFADKIDEKHSVKAPDKDDQDDETVSDEVMWEYKWDTGENSELYGPFSSQQMQGWVDEGYFKDGVYCRRIEQGSAQFYNSKRLDFDLYT; encoded by the exons ATGTCAAAAAGAAAAGTCACGTTTGGGGACGGCGATGGTGGAGAGTTGTTGGATGAGGACGTTCCAAAGAAAAAG TTATGTGAGGACGTGGTTGGGCCGGGCTCCAGGTTCAAGGGGAAACATTCTCTGGACAGTGACGAGGAGGAAGATGATGGAGATAAGAGCAGCAAATACAACATATTGGCCAGTGACGATGTGGAAG GTCAGGAGGGGGCAACAATTGACTGTGACGAGGGAGTTCCCATCACACCCTTTAACCTGGATGAGGAGATGCAAGAAGGGCACTTTGACTCTGAAGGAAACTACTACGTCAAAAAGGATGAAGAGATCAGGGACAACTGGCTTGACAACATTGACTGG GTGAAAATAAGAGAGCAACCTACTAAACGAAAGAAGAAAGGTCTGGcagccaagaggaggaggagagtgggggatgAAGATGAGGCAGAAGAAGAGAAACAGCGAGAGGAGAAGCAGGCAGACAGTGACGAAGAGGAAGACATGGAAGAGAAAAAGGAGCCAGTAGAAGACTCCCTGGTATCCTTCAGCCAGCATCAGCTCACAGAGGCTGTGTTGGAGCTGCTATTACCTGGGGAGACTGTTGCCACAGGGCTTCGCCGGCTTGGAGGCCTGGGTGGGCGTAAGAAGGGAAAGCAGAGGGAAGAGAACGGGAAAGCAGAAGAAACAAATAGGGATACCGAAAAACTGGACAGGCTCACGGCACTTGCAGACAGACTGGTTGGgagtggggtgtttgaaatataccagcagacGTATGAAAAACTGGCCTACACACTGAAAGGGAAGAGCCAGCAGCAATCAGTGGGGAGGAGTTTAAATGGGGAGGAGGAAAATGAGCTTGACATGTTTGCAGACAAAATTGACGAGAAGCACAGTGTCAAAGCTCCGGACAAAGATGATCAGGATGATGAGACAG TGAGTGATGAGGTGATGTGGGAGTATAAATGGGACACAGGAGAGAATTCTGAACTCTACGGCCCCTTCAGCAGTCAGCAGATGCAG GGCTGGGTGGATGAGGGCTATTTCAAAGATGGTGTTTACTGCAGGAGGATTGAACAGGGAAGCGCTCAGTTCTACAATTCCAAGAGACTAGACTTTGATCTTTACACATGA
- the LOC123999979 gene encoding sesquipedalian-1-like isoform X1 — protein sequence MKIHEKILTHYLSCTSPIDKEGYLYKKKERTSSYQRRWFVLKANLLFYQERPADRHLLGVIVLEGCAVQRCESEGGLFAFSMVFRGSGLKTYGLAAEDQLGQESWVKALLTASHCYLSLLVRDLGKQYEEAKRQAGPAESHQRTTMTGPGSMCLTQSMTYLNSCSSSFLMPGPARREGGSHSASNVLQAPPIPSKVINKRSPKHWPKRNAHVTPINGPAPPYGEWPQVDFDPLEDFTKLHDYYGEEVKQLRADWLRRRQEEEEHLEGDLIDLSEH from the exons ATGAAGATCCATGAGAAGATTTTAACCCATTACCTATCCTGCACCTCACCGATAGATAAAGAAGGATACCTCTACAAAAAG AAAGAGAGGACCTCCTCCTACCAGAGACGCTGGTTTGTCCTGAAAGCCAATCTCCTGTTCTACCAGGAGCGTCCGGCAGATCGACACCTGCTGGGGGTTATTGTCCTAGAGGGCTGTGCTGTCCAGCGCTGTGAGTCTGAGGGAGGACTGTTTGCCTTCTCCATGGTGTTCAGAGGTTCAGGGCTGAAAACCTATGGGCTTGCTGCTGAGGACCAGCTGGGCCAGGAGAGCTGGGTCAAAGCCCTGCTCACAGCCAGCCACTGTTACCTTTCACTGCTGGTCAGAGACCTGGGGAAGCAGTACGAAG AGGCTAAACGCCAAGCTGGCCCTGCTGAATCCCATCAACGAACCACTATGACTGGTCCAGGCTCAATGTGCCTTACCCAATCCATGACTTACCTGAACTcatgctcctcctccttcctcatgcCAGGACCAgcgaggagagaagggggaagccACAGTGCCAGTAATGTATTACAAGCCCCTCCAATCCCCAGCAAAGTCATCAATAAGAGGTCCCCTAAGCATTGGCCCAAGAGAAACGCACATGTCACACCTATAAATGGACCAGCACCACCATATGGGGAATGGCCACAAGTGGACTTTGATCCTCTAGAGGATTTCACCAAGCTACATGATTACTATGGAGAGGAGGTGAAGCAGCTGAGAGCTGATTGgctgaggaggaggcaggaggaagaggagcaccTTGAGGGGGATCTCATTGACCTGAGTGAACACTGA
- the LOC123999979 gene encoding sesquipedalian-1-like isoform X2 has product MKIHEKILTHYLSCTSPIDKEGYLYKKKERTSSYQRRWFVLKANLLFYQERPADRHLLGVIVLEGCAVQRCESEGGLFAFSMVFRGSGLKTYGLAAEDQLGQESWVKALLTASHCYLSLLVRDLGKQYEGPARREGGSHSASNVLQAPPIPSKVINKRSPKHWPKRNAHVTPINGPAPPYGEWPQVDFDPLEDFTKLHDYYGEEVKQLRADWLRRRQEEEEHLEGDLIDLSEH; this is encoded by the exons ATGAAGATCCATGAGAAGATTTTAACCCATTACCTATCCTGCACCTCACCGATAGATAAAGAAGGATACCTCTACAAAAAG AAAGAGAGGACCTCCTCCTACCAGAGACGCTGGTTTGTCCTGAAAGCCAATCTCCTGTTCTACCAGGAGCGTCCGGCAGATCGACACCTGCTGGGGGTTATTGTCCTAGAGGGCTGTGCTGTCCAGCGCTGTGAGTCTGAGGGAGGACTGTTTGCCTTCTCCATGGTGTTCAGAGGTTCAGGGCTGAAAACCTATGGGCTTGCTGCTGAGGACCAGCTGGGCCAGGAGAGCTGGGTCAAAGCCCTGCTCACAGCCAGCCACTGTTACCTTTCACTGCTGGTCAGAGACCTGGGGAAGCAGTACGAAG GACCAgcgaggagagaagggggaagccACAGTGCCAGTAATGTATTACAAGCCCCTCCAATCCCCAGCAAAGTCATCAATAAGAGGTCCCCTAAGCATTGGCCCAAGAGAAACGCACATGTCACACCTATAAATGGACCAGCACCACCATATGGGGAATGGCCACAAGTGGACTTTGATCCTCTAGAGGATTTCACCAAGCTACATGATTACTATGGAGAGGAGGTGAAGCAGCTGAGAGCTGATTGgctgaggaggaggcaggaggaagaggagcaccTTGAGGGGGATCTCATTGACCTGAGTGAACACTGA